The region ggtggtataaagctgtcttacagaggtgtttgatgtgggtgtcaaaattaagttgtgggtccattttaacaccgaggttggtgacggatgtggaaagggggatgtttttgccagagaaggtgatattggtgatggtgggggagcggagctgatgtggcgtgccaacaaggatggcttccgttttatggctgttaagttgtaggaagttgagcttcatccacgcctctatctcctccaggcaggtggtcagtgtggatgttggcagaggggcagaagaagtgggggttgtcctgatgtagagctgtgtatcatcagcatagcagtggtaagataagccatgcctgctaatgacactacccagggggagcatgtacagtgagaacagtgtggggcccaacaccgagccctgggggacaccgcaggtgacgttgttggtgtgtgattttgctttgcccagggcaacgtgctcagttctgtcagtgaggtacgaggtgaaccagttctttatatttcctgatagtccaatggtgtattgcaggcggtgaaggagaatattgtggtcaaccgtatcaaaagcagctgtcCTACCGCAAAATTGAGTGTGCTGTGGCCCCACTAGCAACCTCCCCCGTGGTAATGGCCTTTTTCTTCAGCTCCATGAGTTTACAGATGCGCTCCAGGTAGCCAGGCTTGCCCTCtgacttctctccctctatcagCAGGTCGATGTATTCAGGTGTTGAGATTGGATCGGGCCTCAGAGCGATCTGCTTCAGGGTGTTGAGACACTGGGCTGAGCGCTCCATCAGCCCGACCACCTCGTCCTCTAGGTGGTCGTACTCCAGCTCCATCTGTTTGATGATGTCACCAACGGACATGGCTTTCTTAGAGGCCCTCGCATACTGTTTGTTCAGCTCTTCGTAGGTTCGTTTTTCTTTCACCGTCTCGGAACCCCAGTAGAAAGCCTCCAGGGCATGCTTCGTTGTAGGGCACTCGCCTTTGCATTCTTTGCATTTACCAGCCCAGGTAAAGATCTCACAAAAATAATTTGTCACGGGAGTTGGAATTGTGGGAAGAAACGTTACCACAGTCTTAACCAGGTCGATACCCTGCCTTACCCAGCATGATTTGTGGCAAGTGACATTACATTCCTCACAGTTCATTGAGTATTCTTCGGTTTTAACTTTAACAGGCCTTGTGACACTGACCTCATAATCAAATTCCTTACTGTCTGCGATAGCTGACTCGTGTGCTTGGAGAATTTGAGATTCTTTTTTAATCTCCTCAAGTTTAGTTAAGGCCAATTTCACCTTATTCTCGATATTCTCAATGGAGATCTCCAGCTGAGCTCTCTGTCTGAGCACCTCCTTGGTTAAGGTCAAGCTCTTGGTCTCAATGACTTTCAGATCAGAAAAtaattttttcatgtttttggtTCCCATGTCCCAACACTTTTTAAGgccttcttcttcctcatcatcatcatcatcatcctcatcattgtTTCCATCTTCTTCAACGTCACCCCCCTCATTTTCGTTGTATGCACCAGGTATAGAGTTATTGAATTTGAAGTGAATTGGTAAACCATTTTTCGTTTTAGGACATGGGACCCCGAACTCATTGATCGCCCCGAGAACCAGAGGTTTTGTGTTATCTGCAAATGTCACCAGAATCCGGATGTTCTCTGCCACATCTTTGCCAAATATGCGGAGCACCGAATCAAAGACGTATTTCTGTGTCGTTGTAAGCCGAGCTAAAGATGCTTGGGCCACGAAGCAGATGGCATCAATCTCGCTGATTCCACTTTTAGCCGAGAATAAATTTTCTAGCTGACTCATAATCAACCCATCTCTTTCTATGCCTCTCGTGTCTCCGAAACCCGGCGTATCCACAATAGTCAGGGAGTAGTCGATCTGGAAGCCCTCCCGGTGGTTGAGCTTGTACACGGTGACTTCAGAGGTCTGGCTGTGAGCCTGAGACTTGGCCGTGCCTTCGTCTACCAACTTGAATCTAAAGGTATCGTCCCCTGTGACACCCAAGATGTAGTTGATCATCCTGTTGACCATGGTGGACTTGCCCGCCCCAGTGGCTCCTAGAACCATGATTGTGCGGTTCTTTCTACCAAAGTCTTTTCCAAACATGAAGCATTTGCATCCCTCTATCTCCATGGACTGGGCTTCCAGAGGAAGTGTGTAAACGTCCAGAGTACCTGAACGTCCTTCAATCTTCTTGCCTTCTATCTTAACAGCTTCTGCCAACCGCTTAGGGGGGGGCGAAACCGCTGTTTTAAAAGGATTAAACATAGTAGCAATATTTGTTAacttctcagaattctgactaaTTCAAACGGTTGTAAGATCTTCTGAGGAGTTGAGAAGATAGCAGGAAGGTTAGCCCTGACAATCAACAGTTTGTTCCCCGTCTGAAACGAGGTTGATCCTCGTAGAAATATCCCTGATGTGATCTGAAAATGAGACATAAACAGGTCAGGAAaacctctgcatgtgtgtgtgtgtgtgtgtgtgtgtgtgtgtgtgtgtgtgtgtgtgtgtgtgtgtgtgtgtgtgtgtgtgtgtgtgtgtgtgtgtgtgtgtgtgtgtgtgtgtgttaaacaaaatgtaatgttcCAAAACGAATGTTAACTTAAATACATATAGGCCTGACTGTTTTATTCTGGTGCTGTAGCAGGTCAAACAAGGTTAAATCATAGCAGTTATGAGGTGGCCTATACTTTAAAATACAATGACGTGGACGCACCTGGTTGCATCGGTTTGGCCCAGGTCCAGGTTCAGCCTTCAACACAGAGATAAGACCAGCTCCGGGTAGACCTAATGAAATGCTCAGTGTTAAATACCGCACTTGTTATAATATGAATCACAATGAAACGCCCATCCATTCCGTCCACTCGAGTGATAACGTTCCAAACGGGGGCACAGAGTCAGTACCACCCGCAACAACTTCATTGTGTTAGGCGTCAATATAACTGATCAAAGCACGTTTCTGTCCTACCTTGGCTGTCCCGGCTGAGAGCAGGATGAGAGCTCAGTCTCTCTACTGCGCCTCTTAAAGCTGAGCTGGGTGGGCTACAcccaggagggggggtggctaGCTCATTATTTGAAGTAACACCATTTCTAAGAAATGCTCCGGTTACTTTCCCCCCACCCTGTAGATGAACCAGGCAAGTGCATAACAGCTGGAGTCGGTACCTGAACGCTACACTGTCTGATGGGTTCATGCAGAATTGTGCATTTCTCCACGGGGCTCAATAAAGTGTGATCTTCTTAATCCCCCTAATAATGTTAAATATGacatgcaatgcaatgcacatGGATTAGCCTATAAGCCTTCATGTTTATACacacatccctctctctctctctctcactctcactctcacacacacacacacacacacacacacacacacacacacacacacacacacacacacacacacacacacacagcacagacatTTTGTACACCTTAAACAGTACAGTGGCCAGCTAAACTATTAAGTCCACGCGAGCGCGAATATTCATGATACGTATatctctgaaccaatcaggagGCAGGATTTTACTGGGAAAAAAAGTTTTGCAGCCCGGTTTATGTTCATGTTATTCTAGGTTTGTTGATAGATATATGACAGTGTATATTCAGAACTATCTGTATACTTAATTATGTCTGTTATGTTTATACTGCAACCAGGTCTGGTTATTGGAAACCTATTTTACGACCACACCCTAAATGGACTCCACGGTGATTTGAATACTACTCCCATCAC is a window of Gadus macrocephalus chromosome 8, ASM3116895v1 DNA encoding:
- the LOC132462545 gene encoding uncharacterized protein LOC132462545 isoform X3, which codes for MFNPFKTAVSPPPKRLAEAVKIEGKKIEGRSGTLDVYTLPLEAQSMEIEGCKCFMFGKDFGRKNRTIMVLGATGAGKSTMVNRMINYILGVTGDDTFRFKLVDEGTAKSQAHSQTSEVTVYKLNHREGFQIDYSLTIVDTPGFGDTRGIERDGLIMSQLENLFSAKSGISEIDAICFVAQASLARLTTTQKYVFDSVLRIFGKDVAENIRILVTFADNTKPLVLGAINEFGVPCPKTKNGLPIHFKFNNSIPGAYNENEGGDVEEDGNNDEDDDDDDEEEEGLKKCWDMGTKNMKKLFSDLKVIETKSLTLTKEVLRQRAQLEISIENIENKVKLALTKLEEIKKESQILQAHESAIADSKEFDYEVSVTRPVKVKTEEYSMNCEECNVTCHKSCWVRQGIDLVKTVVTFLPTIPTPVTNYFCEIFTWAGKCKECKGECPTTKHALEAFYWGSETVKEKRTYEELNKQYARASKKAMSVGDIIKQMELEYDHLEDEVVGLMERSAQCLNTLKQIALRPDPISTPEYIDLLIEGEKSEGKPGYLERICKLMELKKKAITTGEVASGATAHSILR